In Tautonia rosea, a genomic segment contains:
- a CDS encoding transposase, whose product MPQRDVHQCQCPRCTNPEPHPDQQGHRRINLLMSRLDEQQRRWYAAVESAKLGHGGARTLSRITGLDVDTIRRGRRELADSLEGRPADRVRLPGGGRPAVEKKVPRSSRP is encoded by the coding sequence GTGCCTCAGCGTGATGTCCATCAGTGCCAGTGCCCCCGCTGCACCAACCCCGAGCCCCATCCCGATCAGCAGGGCCACCGACGGATCAATCTCCTGATGAGCCGCCTCGACGAGCAGCAACGCCGCTGGTACGCCGCCGTCGAGAGTGCCAAGCTCGGCCACGGCGGCGCCCGCACCCTCTCCCGGATCACCGGCCTGGATGTCGATACCATCCGCCGGGGCCGACGGGAACTGGCCGACTCGCTGGAGGGCCGGCCCGCCGATCGGGTCCGGCTGCCCGGCGGGGGCCGGCCCGCCGTCGAAAAAAAAGTCCCGAGATCGTCCCGGCCCTGA
- a CDS encoding protein kinase domain-containing protein has product MAMMPTPGRPPKPLDPSSGLISSEDERELDHLRLWAAPSASGTASTVSQALEALLEDFTRRWDQGEQPRAEQFFDRLPPDDPEAPLELIYHEFCLQASSERRPSVEDFVRRFPEYRDRLLRLIALHEVLPPISIGKDQALSPLKPGDEVGPYRLIREMGRGGFAHVYLAADAELEDRLLVLKVTDRPSAEHRYLARAPHPHIVPILRERITDDGLQLIFMPFVGGATLGDVLQESRRRSRRPERGLDLLADLDLCSAPEYTAATPVRPARELLASLSFAGAVAWVIARLAEALDHAYQRGVIHGDLKPSNILIGGDGQPMLFDFNLSTDWLPASLSRTSGELGGTLAYMAPERLRALASPETASPPCPSSCHQADLYALGLILREALTGAPPSVPSPDESPRSGRALAALLAANRSAGDPASRRDLVSIPPGLRAILRRCLAPDPTHRYRFASQLAVDLDRWRSGLPLLHTSPPAWVEASRWLRYHQRPFLAAACCITLGLIASGAAALVHDDRTTQLQHASAKEDELSKLARQKYEAFVSDPNSGSYEVWAYRIGERSQSSGKLDFAERVLTSYGLLDGSSADSWNNHDITRLGEPAQSDTLGWVLGHALVYAIELSRDEYDAFPEVRERALSCVDRILQAYPIAPLQLAANRLHEKHGGNFSIVQGSNISSPPAWLNAYLDGILAEAVTPAEAEAIGVPPSEVSLSYAINRYHAALKDRPDLYWPRYRLATALTQIGDVETAKDEFGTCLVTHPQAAILWLGQGSCQYYLDDIDRAIESYHHAVRITPRWTVAWRALAMLGARIGRPDLIEQAIRRIRPSESSPSSEAWRSLRIDLFRLLGHRATSFIDLDASSVPVILASKLIEAPSNLELRNEVAKLLLKQGRLQEALDHYNRILKLEPGHLSAQFDRAVTEQRMGNFRNAIEGYKSISKHENVSEFIDKEPTGLMSFVLLSAHEARQGNSDAALDYAKTAVSYAETTKSYRGESYYALARAHATAANDDPSQLIHAAAALAAARDKHAGFIENVFYSDPMLDSKRAELAELLGGVEF; this is encoded by the coding sequence GCGCTCGAAGCCCTTCTCGAAGACTTCACCCGACGTTGGGACCAGGGCGAGCAACCCCGCGCCGAGCAGTTCTTCGACCGCCTCCCCCCCGACGATCCCGAAGCACCCCTGGAGTTGATCTATCACGAGTTCTGCTTGCAGGCGTCTTCCGAGCGCCGACCCTCGGTCGAAGACTTCGTCCGCCGATTCCCGGAGTACCGCGACCGGTTGCTCCGCCTGATCGCACTGCACGAGGTGCTTCCTCCCATTTCGATCGGGAAGGATCAGGCCCTCAGCCCCCTGAAGCCCGGCGATGAGGTCGGGCCCTATCGCCTGATTCGCGAGATGGGCCGGGGCGGGTTTGCTCACGTCTATCTCGCCGCCGATGCCGAGCTGGAAGACCGCTTGCTCGTGCTCAAGGTCACCGACCGCCCCTCGGCCGAACACCGATACCTTGCCCGGGCCCCTCACCCCCACATCGTTCCGATTCTCCGGGAACGGATCACCGACGACGGGTTGCAACTGATCTTCATGCCCTTCGTCGGCGGAGCGACCCTTGGCGACGTGCTCCAGGAAAGCCGCCGACGCAGCCGACGCCCCGAGCGCGGTCTCGACTTGCTGGCCGATCTCGACCTCTGCTCAGCCCCCGAATACACCGCTGCAACTCCCGTCCGACCGGCCCGAGAGCTGCTCGCCTCACTGAGCTTTGCCGGTGCCGTCGCCTGGGTCATCGCCCGACTGGCCGAGGCGCTCGATCACGCGTACCAGCGCGGGGTGATTCACGGCGACCTGAAGCCCTCGAATATTCTGATCGGCGGCGACGGTCAGCCGATGCTCTTCGACTTCAACCTCTCGACCGACTGGCTACCGGCCTCGTTGTCTCGCACTTCGGGAGAGCTGGGCGGCACCCTGGCCTACATGGCTCCCGAACGTCTCCGCGCGCTGGCCAGTCCTGAAACCGCCTCCCCCCCCTGCCCTTCCTCGTGCCATCAGGCCGACCTGTATGCCCTTGGCCTGATTCTTCGAGAAGCGCTTACGGGGGCTCCTCCTTCGGTCCCCTCGCCCGACGAATCCCCCCGATCGGGCCGCGCACTGGCCGCCCTGCTCGCCGCCAACCGCTCTGCCGGCGACCCCGCCTCCCGACGGGATCTTGTCTCGATCCCGCCTGGCCTCCGGGCGATTCTTCGCCGCTGCCTCGCTCCGGACCCCACACACCGCTACCGCTTCGCCTCGCAACTCGCCGTCGACCTCGACCGCTGGCGATCGGGCCTCCCCTTGCTCCACACCTCCCCCCCTGCCTGGGTCGAGGCCTCTCGCTGGCTCCGCTACCACCAACGCCCCTTCCTCGCCGCCGCCTGCTGCATCACGCTTGGCCTGATCGCCTCCGGAGCCGCGGCCTTGGTTCACGATGATCGGACAACTCAGCTACAACATGCCAGTGCTAAGGAAGACGAACTAAGCAAGTTGGCTCGGCAAAAGTACGAAGCCTTCGTCTCTGATCCCAACTCCGGCTCGTACGAGGTTTGGGCTTATCGAATAGGCGAACGCTCGCAAAGTTCTGGCAAGCTGGATTTCGCGGAACGCGTGCTCACAAGTTATGGTCTACTTGATGGCTCCTCAGCCGATAGTTGGAACAACCACGACATCACACGTCTAGGAGAACCTGCCCAATCCGATACACTCGGCTGGGTCCTTGGACATGCACTCGTCTACGCGATTGAACTTTCACGTGACGAGTATGACGCTTTTCCGGAGGTTCGTGAGCGGGCCTTGTCTTGTGTCGATCGTATTCTGCAAGCTTACCCGATCGCTCCACTGCAGCTCGCTGCGAACCGTTTACATGAAAAGCATGGTGGCAATTTCTCGATCGTTCAAGGCTCGAACATCTCCTCACCCCCGGCCTGGCTTAACGCCTACCTCGACGGGATCCTCGCCGAAGCCGTAACTCCAGCCGAAGCGGAGGCTATTGGAGTTCCACCGTCCGAAGTGAGCCTCTCATACGCTATCAATCGCTATCATGCGGCACTCAAAGATCGCCCTGACCTCTATTGGCCCCGCTATCGACTTGCCACGGCCTTGACTCAAATCGGGGACGTCGAGACTGCCAAAGACGAATTTGGGACCTGCTTGGTAACTCATCCGCAGGCGGCCATCCTCTGGCTCGGGCAAGGCTCTTGTCAGTACTACCTGGACGATATCGATCGGGCGATTGAGAGCTATCACCACGCAGTAAGAATCACTCCTAGATGGACGGTCGCTTGGAGAGCGCTCGCCATGCTGGGAGCCCGAATCGGCCGCCCTGACTTGATCGAGCAAGCCATTCGACGAATCCGCCCAAGTGAAAGCTCACCTTCCTCGGAAGCCTGGCGATCCCTGCGTATCGATTTATTCAGACTGCTCGGTCATCGGGCGACATCATTCATAGATCTCGATGCCTCATCCGTTCCTGTCATCCTTGCCAGCAAACTGATAGAGGCACCTTCTAATCTTGAACTCCGTAATGAAGTCGCGAAGCTCTTACTCAAACAGGGCCGACTCCAGGAAGCACTCGATCACTATAACCGGATTCTCAAGCTCGAACCGGGACACCTCTCAGCTCAATTTGATCGTGCGGTCACCGAGCAACGCATGGGGAATTTCCGAAATGCGATCGAGGGATACAAAAGCATTTCGAAACACGAAAACGTCTCTGAATTCATAGACAAAGAGCCGACCGGCCTAATGAGCTTCGTTCTTCTCTCAGCTCATGAGGCTCGGCAAGGCAATTCCGACGCAGCACTTGACTATGCTAAGACTGCTGTCAGCTATGCGGAAACAACAAAGAGTTATCGAGGCGAGTCTTACTATGCGCTCGCTAGAGCTCATGCTACTGCCGCGAACGATGACCCCTCACAACTTATCCATGCAGCGGCGGCACTTGCTGCAGCCCGAGATAAACACGCTGGTTTCATCGAGAACGTGTTCTATTCAGACCCGATGCTTGACTCAAAACGGGCCGAACTCGCCGAACTTCTTGGCGGGGTCGAGTTTTGA